A single genomic interval of Antechinus flavipes isolate AdamAnt ecotype Samford, QLD, Australia chromosome 1, AdamAnt_v2, whole genome shotgun sequence harbors:
- the DSC1 gene encoding desmocollin-1, giving the protein MAPTPGSTLRSILCWHLFSLLVLCFFCDACKKVALKVPSHLPADTLVGRVNLEECLKSADLIHSSDPDFRILEDGSVYTTKSIGLSSEKRTFAILLSHSQKKDQKKIEIELLAPEKKKPMKRHAKDRALKRTKRRWAPIPCSIMENSLGPFPQQIQQIQSDSAQNYTIYYSISGPGVDKEPFNLFYIDRDTGDIFCTRAVDRETYDSFQITGYATTPDGYSTDLPLLLVIKVEDDNDNAPYFEDMITFNVLENCRVGTSVGQVVAKDRDEPDTLHTRLKYTILKQIPENPKHFVIHPDTGVITTIFPPDREACSKYTLHVEARDMAGQSFGLSSTTILTIDIKDENDNAPTFKKTSYVTEVEENRINVEILRMEIEDKDLPNTPHSRAKYIILKGNEKEQFQITTDPNTNAGILCVVKPLDYEISRQVILQVGVVNEVEFSKGTNSKGVTTCTTSVIVNVKDSDEGPECQPPVTVIESKDGMGVGKEILGYKAHDPDTYSGEGLRYQKLKDEANWFEMNEKTGNLKTTKVLDRESPFVKNDQYNVTVLAIDKVGRSCTGTLVVLLEDENDNSPIIKKNVTICRHGDEGGVIEAVDHDGPRNGPPFEFILDNQSNKLWTIRKKSDTSAIIHPKDGLKSDFYSVPIRVEDRHGLGRVSHLQVRLCDCTLPSDCKLPGRVRDVEPSNIRLGKWAILAMVLGSALLLCVLFACFCVTTKKTVQKCFPEDIAQQNLIVSNTEAPGEEVMEANIRLPTQTTNISEPIISTGTLGGQATKTGGQQSFEMVKGYTLESTKSGGHQTLESYKGSGQGLVDSGRYAYTDWHSFTQPRLGEKVYHCGQDEEHKYSKDYVLSYNYEGKGSIAGSVGCCSDRQDEEGLEFLDHLEPKFRTLAKTCIKK; this is encoded by the exons TTAATCTAGAGGAGTGTCTCAAATCGGCTGACCTCATCCATTCCAGCGATCCTGATTTCAGAATTCTGGAAGATGGTTCAGTATATACAACAAAGAGCATTGGGTTGTCATCTGAGAAAAGGACCTTTGCTATATTGCTCTCACACTCTCAGAAAAAGGATCAAAAAAAGATAGAGATTGAATTGTTAGCACCAGAAAAGAAG AAACCCATGAAAAGACATGCAAAAGACAGAGCTCTTAAAAGAACGAAAAGAAGATGGGCTCCAATTCCATGTTCAATAATGGAAAATTCATTAGGTCCATTTCCACAACAAATTCAACAG ATCCAATCTGATTCTGCACAAAACTACACCATCTATTATTCTATAAGTGGACCTGGAGTAGACAAGGAGCCCTTCAATTTGTTCTACATTGATAGAGACACTGGGGATATCTTTTGTACACGTGCTGTAGACCGTGAAACATATGACAGTTTTCAG ATAACTGGTTATGCAACAACACCAGATGGTTACTCAACAGATCTGCCACTCCTACTTGTGATCAAAGTTGAAGATGACAATGATAATGCCCCCTATTTTGAAGATATGATTACCTTTAATGTGCTTGAAAATTGCAGAGTGG GTACTTCGGTGGGACAAGTAGTGGCCAAAGACAGGGATGAGCCTGATACACTACATACTCGTTTGAAATATACCATTTTAAAGCAGATTCCAGAAAACCCAAAGCATTTTGTAATCCATCCAGACACGGGTGTGATCACTACCATATTCCcacctgacagagaa GCATGTTCTAAATATACATTGCATGTTGAAGCACGAGATATGGCTGGCCAGAGTTTTGGTTTATCAAGTACAACAATACTGACTATTGAcattaaagatgaaaatgacaaTGCTCCAACTTTCAAAAAAACTTCT tatgtaACAGAGGtggaagaaaacagaattaatgtAGAAATTCTGCGCATGGAAATAGAGGACAAGGATTTGCCCAACACTCCTCATTCAAGAGCAAAATACATTATcctaaaaggaaatgaaaaggaacaATTCCAAATCACCACTGATCCTAATACAAATGCAGGCATCTTGTGTGTTGTcaag CCACTGGATTATGAAATCAGTCGCCAAGTAATTTTACAAGTTGGTGTAGTAAATGAAGTCGAGTTCTCTAAGGGAACAAACTCCAAAGGCGTTACAACTTGCACAACTTCTGTCATTGTCAATGTCAAAGATAGTGATGAGGGACCTGAATGCCAGCCTCCTGTAACTGTTATAGAATCTAAAGATGGTATGGGGGTTGGGAAAGAAATCCTTGGATACAAAGCACATGACCCAGACACCTACAGTGGTGAAGGCTTAAG GTATCAGAAGCTAAAAGATGAAGCTAATTGgtttgaaatgaatgaaaaaacagggAATTTGAAAACCACTAAAGTTCTGGACAGAGAGTCACcatttgtaaaaaatgaccaatacAATGTCACAGTGCTTGCAATAGATAAGG TTGGCAGGTCATGCACTGGTACGTTGGTAGTACTTCTGGAAGATGAAAATGATAATTCAccaataattaagaaaaatgtgaCAATTTGCCGTCATGGGGATGAAGGTGGTGTGATAGAAGCTGTGGATCATGATGGACCTAGAAATGGTCCACCTTTTGAATTTATATTGGACAATCAGtctaataaactttggacaaTACGAAAAAAGTCTG ATACATCTGCAATAATTCATCCAAAGGATGGCCTCAAGAGTGATTTTTATTCAGTGCCTATTAGAGTAGAAGATCGACATGGCCTTGGTAGAGTATCTCACTTGCAAGTCAGATTGTGTGATTGTACCTTACCAAGTGATTGCAAATTACCTGGTCGGGTGAGAGATGTAGAACCTTCAAATATACGTCTTGGAAAATGGGCTATCCTTGCAATGGTGCTGGGTTCTGCACTGCTACTAT GTGTCCTGTTTGCATGTTTCTGTGTTACCACTAAGAAGACAGTACAAAAATGCTTTCCAGAAGATATAGCTCAACAGAATTTAATTGTATCAAATACAGAAGCACCAGGAGAAGAAGTAatg gAAGCAAATATTAGACTTCCTACACAAACTACAAATATTTCTGAGCCAATAATCTCCACTGGGACACTTGGTGGACAGGCAACCAAAACCGGTGGGCAACAAAGTTTTGAAATGGTCAAAGGTTACACATTGGAATCAACCAAAAGTGGAGGACATCAGACATTGGAATCATACAAAGGATCAGGACAGGGACTGGTGGATAGTGGAAGATATGCATATACTGACTGGCACAGTTTTACCCAACCTCGCCTTGGTGAA AAGGTGTATCACTGTGGACAAGATGAAGAGCATAAGTATTCTAAAGACTATGTCCTTTCATATAACTatgaaggaaaaggatctatagcTGGCTCTGTAGGCTGTTGCAGTGATCGGCAGGATGAAGAGGGACTTGAGTTTTTAGACCATCTGGAACCCAAATTTAGGACATTAGCAAAGACATGCATAAAGAAATAA